One segment of Sesamum indicum cultivar Zhongzhi No. 13 linkage group LG4, S_indicum_v1.0, whole genome shotgun sequence DNA contains the following:
- the LOC105160001 gene encoding protein argonaute 7 isoform X2, with product MEDEESNTRRKCPPKTTSFREIGSGHSYQYHHQLLQNSYRLGYGFGLDYGFGYTNQYQTFPALLPLPPSLPLQLAVTPPFPPNQRFGSRTHFKKASRKQNNPLLATSSDSQYQDFSVTQVEKKACLPSDKENGRNIVDAKRKSLLVARRPDSGGIEGKSITLLANHFLVQFDPSQKIFHYDVEISPNPSKEIARMIKGKLVEENSAVLSGALPVYDGRRTIYSPIEFQDDRLEFYIGLPVSVGEPVIPSVEMLNSPEKHQQDKIFRVNIKLVSKFDGKMLSSYLNKGDDSTPLPQEYIHALDVVLRENPTERCLATGRSFYSSSMGGAKEIGGGAVALKGFFQSLRPTQQGLALNVDFSVTAFHESIGVIPYLQKRLDFMHDISQEKSRSLTTEQKKQVEKALKNMRVFVCHRETVQKYRVYSLTEDVAENLWFPDRDGKNLRLIKYFKDHYDYDVQYKNLPCLQISRRKPCYLPMELCVICEGQKFLGKLSDDQTAKILKMGCQKPRERKATIDKVMEGPEGPTSGGQGKEFKLQISREMTHLTGRILQPPKLKLGNGGHVRNLTPFRHDRQWNLLDSHVFEGTRVDRWAIISFGGTPDQKSSIQKFINQLSQRCEQLGIFLHRNTVVSPLFEPMHVLGNAKILESKLKKIHKSAFNNLQLLICVMERKHKGYADLKRIAETNIGIVSQCCLYPNLGKLSSQFLANLALKINAKVGGCTVALYNSLPSQIPRLFRQDEPVIFMGADVTHPHPLDDFSPSIAAVVGSVNWPAANKYVSRMRSQTHRQEIIQDLCAMVGEILDDFYQELNQLPARIIFFRDGVSETQFRKVLEEELQAIRKACSRFPCYKPPITFAVVQKRHHTRLFPCEADPSFANNQFSDENVPPGTVVDTVITHPRDFDFYLCSHWGVKGTSRPIHYHILWDENQFTSDEVQKLVYNLCYTFVRCTKPISLVPPAYYAHLAAYRGRLYLDRSDSSAFSRSCSISRASPPKAMPLPKLSENIRKLMFYC from the exons ATGGAAGATGAAGAGTCCAATACAAGAAGGAAATGCCCTCCAAAAACAACAAGTTTTAGAGAGATTGGAAGTGGTCATAGTTATCAGTATCACCACCAGCTGCTGCAAAACTCTTATAGGCTTGGCTATGGTTTTGGTTTGGATTATGGTTTTGGATACACAAACCAATACCAGACTTTCCCTGCTTTGCTACCTCTCCCTCCAAGCCTACCTCTGCAGCTTGCAGTAACTCCACCTTTCCCTCCAAACCAGAGGTTTGGATCAAGAACCCATTTCAAGAAAGCCTCAAGGAAGCAGAACAATCCACTTCTTGCCACTTCCTCTGATTCCCAGTATCAAGATTTCTCAGTCACAcaag TGGAGAAGAAAGCTTGTCTGCCCAGTGATAAGGAGAATGGAAGAAACATTGTGGATGCAAAACGAAAGTCATTGTTAGTTGCAAGAAGACCAGACTCTGGTGGGATTGAAGGAAAATCCATCACCCTTCTTGCTAATCATTTCTTAGTCCAATTCGATCCGTCCCAGAAAATCTTCCACTATGATGTTGAAATATCTCCGAATCCATCCAAGGAAATTGCAAGAATGATCAAGGGAAAGCTTGTTGAGGAGAATTCAGCAGTCCTATCCGGTGCTCTTCCGGTCTATGATGGTAGAAGGACTATATATAGCCCTATAGAATTCCAAGATGACAGGCTTGAGTTCTATATTGGTCTCCCTGTATCTGTTGGTGAACCAGTTATACCGTCTGTGGAAATGTTGAATTCCCCTGAAAAGCATCAGCAGGACAAGATTTTCCGGGTAAATATCAAGCTTGTATCAAAGTTTGATGGGAAAATGCTGAGCAGCTATTTGAACAAAGGAGATGATTCTACTCCTCTTCCTCAGGAGTATATACATGCACTGGATGTCGTTCTACGGGAGAATCCGACTGAGAGGTGTTTAGCAACCGGAAGATCGTTTTACTCGAGCTCGATGGGAGGGGCAAAAGAGATTGGTGGAGGAGCTGTTGCACTCAAGGGGTTCTTTCAGAGTCTAAGGCCAACACAACAAGGGCTTGCTCTGAATGTGGACTTCTCGGTGACAGCTTTCCATGAGAGTATTGGGGTGATTCCTTATTTGCAAAAACGGCTTGACTTTATGCATGATATCTCTCAAGAAAAGAGCAGAAGCTTGACGACCGAACAGAAGAAACAAGTGGAGAAAGCACTAAAGAACATGAGGGTGTTTGTTTGCCATAGAGAAACTGTACAGAAATATCGAGTTTATAGCCTGACTGAGGATGTTGCTGAAAATCTCTGGTTTCCAGACAGAGATGGGAAAAATTTGAGATTGATCAAGTACTTCAAGGATCACTATGATTATGATGTACAGTACAAAAATCTGCCCTGCTTGCAGATTAGTAGGAGGAAGCCATGTTACCTGCCTATGGAACTTTGTGTGATTTGTGAAGGGCAAAAGTTCCTTGGAAAGCTCTCGGATGATCAAACCGCGAAAATACTCAAAATGGGCTGTCAAAAGCCACGAGAACGCAAGGCAACCATTGACAAGGTTATGGAAGGCCCAGAAGGGCCAACCAG CGGCGGTCAAGGAAAAGAATTTAAGCTGCAGATTTCAAGAGAAATGACGCACTTGACTGGGAGGATTCTTCAGCCTCCAAAGCTTAAGCTTGGAAATGGTGGTCATGTTAGAAATCTGACTCCATTCCGTCATGATCGACAGTGGAACCTTCTCGATAGCCATGTCTTTGAGGGCACTCGAGTTGATAGATGGGCGATAATAAGTTTTGGTGGCACCCCTGATCAGAAGTCCAGCATACAGAAGTTCATAAACCAGCTGTCTCAAAGATGTGAACAATTAGGTATTTTTCTCCACAGGAACACTGTGGTCAGTCCACTGTTTGAGCCAATGCACGTTCTTGGCAATGCGAAAATTTTGGAATCTAAACtcaagaaaattcataaatctGCTTTCAACAATCTCCAGCTGCTCATTTGTGTTATGGAGAGGAAGCACAAAGGATATGCAGACTTGAAACGAATTGCTGAAACGAATATTGGTATAGTAAGCCAGTGCTGTTTGTACCCAAATCTCGGCAAGTTGAGCTCACAATTCCTGGCTAATTTAGCTCTTAAGATCAATGCCAAAGTCGGTGGATGCACCGTTGCTCTTTACAACTCGCTGCCTTCTCAAATACCAAGGCTCTTCAGACAAGATGAGCCGGTGATCTTTATGGGTGCCGATGTAACCCATCCTCATCCATTGGATGATTTTAGTCCATCCATTGCTGCTGTCGTCGGCAGTGTAAACTGGCCTGCTGCAAACAAGTATGTTTCAAGAATGAGATCCCAAACGCACCGACAAGAGATCATCCAAGATCTTTGTGCAATGGTTGGGGAAATACTGGATGACTTCTATCAGGAGCTCAATCAACTTCCTgcaagaataatatttttccgcGATGGAGTTAGCGAAACACAGTTCCGCAAAGTGCTGGAGGAAGAACTGCAAGCAATCCGCAAGGCTTGTTCAAGATTTCCATGCTACAAGCCTCCAATCACGTTCGCAGTTGTGCAGAAGAGGCACCACACGAGGTTGTTTCCATGCGAAGCCGATCCATCTTTTGCCAATAACCAGTTCTCCGACGAGAATGTGCCTCCAGGGACAGTCGTGGACACCGTGATCACTCATCCGAGAGACTTTGACTTCTACCTCTGCAGCCATTGGGGTGTCAAGGGAACCAGCCGGCCAATCCATTATCACATCTTATGGGACGAAAACCAGTTCACTTCCGATGAAGTCCAGAAGTTGGTCTACAATCTTTGCTACACATTCGTGAGGTGCACAAAGCCTATATCTTTGGTCCCTCCAGCTTACTATGCACATCTTGCTGCATACAGAGGCAGATTATACCTTGATCGTTCGGACTCAAGCGCCTTCAGCAGAAGTTGTTCGATTTCACGGGCTTCGCCTCCAAAAGCAATGCCTTTACCTAAACTTTCTGAGAATATTAGGAAGCTAATGTTCTACTGCTGA
- the LOC105160001 gene encoding protein argonaute 7 isoform X1 has protein sequence MEDEESNTRRKCPPKTTSFREIGSGHSYQYHHQLLQNSYRLGYGFGLDYGFGYTNQYQTFPALLPLPPSLPLQLAVTPPFPPNQRFGSRTHFKKASRKQNNPLLATSSDSQYQDFSVTQEVEKKACLPSDKENGRNIVDAKRKSLLVARRPDSGGIEGKSITLLANHFLVQFDPSQKIFHYDVEISPNPSKEIARMIKGKLVEENSAVLSGALPVYDGRRTIYSPIEFQDDRLEFYIGLPVSVGEPVIPSVEMLNSPEKHQQDKIFRVNIKLVSKFDGKMLSSYLNKGDDSTPLPQEYIHALDVVLRENPTERCLATGRSFYSSSMGGAKEIGGGAVALKGFFQSLRPTQQGLALNVDFSVTAFHESIGVIPYLQKRLDFMHDISQEKSRSLTTEQKKQVEKALKNMRVFVCHRETVQKYRVYSLTEDVAENLWFPDRDGKNLRLIKYFKDHYDYDVQYKNLPCLQISRRKPCYLPMELCVICEGQKFLGKLSDDQTAKILKMGCQKPRERKATIDKVMEGPEGPTSGGQGKEFKLQISREMTHLTGRILQPPKLKLGNGGHVRNLTPFRHDRQWNLLDSHVFEGTRVDRWAIISFGGTPDQKSSIQKFINQLSQRCEQLGIFLHRNTVVSPLFEPMHVLGNAKILESKLKKIHKSAFNNLQLLICVMERKHKGYADLKRIAETNIGIVSQCCLYPNLGKLSSQFLANLALKINAKVGGCTVALYNSLPSQIPRLFRQDEPVIFMGADVTHPHPLDDFSPSIAAVVGSVNWPAANKYVSRMRSQTHRQEIIQDLCAMVGEILDDFYQELNQLPARIIFFRDGVSETQFRKVLEEELQAIRKACSRFPCYKPPITFAVVQKRHHTRLFPCEADPSFANNQFSDENVPPGTVVDTVITHPRDFDFYLCSHWGVKGTSRPIHYHILWDENQFTSDEVQKLVYNLCYTFVRCTKPISLVPPAYYAHLAAYRGRLYLDRSDSSAFSRSCSISRASPPKAMPLPKLSENIRKLMFYC, from the exons ATGGAAGATGAAGAGTCCAATACAAGAAGGAAATGCCCTCCAAAAACAACAAGTTTTAGAGAGATTGGAAGTGGTCATAGTTATCAGTATCACCACCAGCTGCTGCAAAACTCTTATAGGCTTGGCTATGGTTTTGGTTTGGATTATGGTTTTGGATACACAAACCAATACCAGACTTTCCCTGCTTTGCTACCTCTCCCTCCAAGCCTACCTCTGCAGCTTGCAGTAACTCCACCTTTCCCTCCAAACCAGAGGTTTGGATCAAGAACCCATTTCAAGAAAGCCTCAAGGAAGCAGAACAATCCACTTCTTGCCACTTCCTCTGATTCCCAGTATCAAGATTTCTCAGTCACAcaag AAGTGGAGAAGAAAGCTTGTCTGCCCAGTGATAAGGAGAATGGAAGAAACATTGTGGATGCAAAACGAAAGTCATTGTTAGTTGCAAGAAGACCAGACTCTGGTGGGATTGAAGGAAAATCCATCACCCTTCTTGCTAATCATTTCTTAGTCCAATTCGATCCGTCCCAGAAAATCTTCCACTATGATGTTGAAATATCTCCGAATCCATCCAAGGAAATTGCAAGAATGATCAAGGGAAAGCTTGTTGAGGAGAATTCAGCAGTCCTATCCGGTGCTCTTCCGGTCTATGATGGTAGAAGGACTATATATAGCCCTATAGAATTCCAAGATGACAGGCTTGAGTTCTATATTGGTCTCCCTGTATCTGTTGGTGAACCAGTTATACCGTCTGTGGAAATGTTGAATTCCCCTGAAAAGCATCAGCAGGACAAGATTTTCCGGGTAAATATCAAGCTTGTATCAAAGTTTGATGGGAAAATGCTGAGCAGCTATTTGAACAAAGGAGATGATTCTACTCCTCTTCCTCAGGAGTATATACATGCACTGGATGTCGTTCTACGGGAGAATCCGACTGAGAGGTGTTTAGCAACCGGAAGATCGTTTTACTCGAGCTCGATGGGAGGGGCAAAAGAGATTGGTGGAGGAGCTGTTGCACTCAAGGGGTTCTTTCAGAGTCTAAGGCCAACACAACAAGGGCTTGCTCTGAATGTGGACTTCTCGGTGACAGCTTTCCATGAGAGTATTGGGGTGATTCCTTATTTGCAAAAACGGCTTGACTTTATGCATGATATCTCTCAAGAAAAGAGCAGAAGCTTGACGACCGAACAGAAGAAACAAGTGGAGAAAGCACTAAAGAACATGAGGGTGTTTGTTTGCCATAGAGAAACTGTACAGAAATATCGAGTTTATAGCCTGACTGAGGATGTTGCTGAAAATCTCTGGTTTCCAGACAGAGATGGGAAAAATTTGAGATTGATCAAGTACTTCAAGGATCACTATGATTATGATGTACAGTACAAAAATCTGCCCTGCTTGCAGATTAGTAGGAGGAAGCCATGTTACCTGCCTATGGAACTTTGTGTGATTTGTGAAGGGCAAAAGTTCCTTGGAAAGCTCTCGGATGATCAAACCGCGAAAATACTCAAAATGGGCTGTCAAAAGCCACGAGAACGCAAGGCAACCATTGACAAGGTTATGGAAGGCCCAGAAGGGCCAACCAG CGGCGGTCAAGGAAAAGAATTTAAGCTGCAGATTTCAAGAGAAATGACGCACTTGACTGGGAGGATTCTTCAGCCTCCAAAGCTTAAGCTTGGAAATGGTGGTCATGTTAGAAATCTGACTCCATTCCGTCATGATCGACAGTGGAACCTTCTCGATAGCCATGTCTTTGAGGGCACTCGAGTTGATAGATGGGCGATAATAAGTTTTGGTGGCACCCCTGATCAGAAGTCCAGCATACAGAAGTTCATAAACCAGCTGTCTCAAAGATGTGAACAATTAGGTATTTTTCTCCACAGGAACACTGTGGTCAGTCCACTGTTTGAGCCAATGCACGTTCTTGGCAATGCGAAAATTTTGGAATCTAAACtcaagaaaattcataaatctGCTTTCAACAATCTCCAGCTGCTCATTTGTGTTATGGAGAGGAAGCACAAAGGATATGCAGACTTGAAACGAATTGCTGAAACGAATATTGGTATAGTAAGCCAGTGCTGTTTGTACCCAAATCTCGGCAAGTTGAGCTCACAATTCCTGGCTAATTTAGCTCTTAAGATCAATGCCAAAGTCGGTGGATGCACCGTTGCTCTTTACAACTCGCTGCCTTCTCAAATACCAAGGCTCTTCAGACAAGATGAGCCGGTGATCTTTATGGGTGCCGATGTAACCCATCCTCATCCATTGGATGATTTTAGTCCATCCATTGCTGCTGTCGTCGGCAGTGTAAACTGGCCTGCTGCAAACAAGTATGTTTCAAGAATGAGATCCCAAACGCACCGACAAGAGATCATCCAAGATCTTTGTGCAATGGTTGGGGAAATACTGGATGACTTCTATCAGGAGCTCAATCAACTTCCTgcaagaataatatttttccgcGATGGAGTTAGCGAAACACAGTTCCGCAAAGTGCTGGAGGAAGAACTGCAAGCAATCCGCAAGGCTTGTTCAAGATTTCCATGCTACAAGCCTCCAATCACGTTCGCAGTTGTGCAGAAGAGGCACCACACGAGGTTGTTTCCATGCGAAGCCGATCCATCTTTTGCCAATAACCAGTTCTCCGACGAGAATGTGCCTCCAGGGACAGTCGTGGACACCGTGATCACTCATCCGAGAGACTTTGACTTCTACCTCTGCAGCCATTGGGGTGTCAAGGGAACCAGCCGGCCAATCCATTATCACATCTTATGGGACGAAAACCAGTTCACTTCCGATGAAGTCCAGAAGTTGGTCTACAATCTTTGCTACACATTCGTGAGGTGCACAAAGCCTATATCTTTGGTCCCTCCAGCTTACTATGCACATCTTGCTGCATACAGAGGCAGATTATACCTTGATCGTTCGGACTCAAGCGCCTTCAGCAGAAGTTGTTCGATTTCACGGGCTTCGCCTCCAAAAGCAATGCCTTTACCTAAACTTTCTGAGAATATTAGGAAGCTAATGTTCTACTGCTGA